The DNA sequence ACAATTTCAGCTTTACAGACTTCAACTTGAAAAAGCTCTCACAAAGGATCTTCAGCTTGCCAACCTaatttaatcaaataatttAGTTTAGCCATTTAGAAAGACTGAGAAGACTCTTCTGTCCAGACAAGCGACTTCCCCTTATAGCCCCTCAAAAAACTCAATAGAACAGAAAAGCAACCAAAATTCAAAACAAGAGGATTGGGGTTAGACCGTTGTGGTGCCTGGTAGCTTTTTTGTAAGTAGGGGCTTCTCTCCAATAGATGCTCCAACACATTTTAGAATGATGGCTGCACAAATGTTAGACTGAATTTAGTATTCATTTTTTAACTGaacaaaactaattttaaatttaaaaactcATACATAGAAACCCGGATGCCATTTTCTGAGGGCCTGTGCCCCCACTCGAGGGTTTCTCATCTTCAATTCCATGAAAACTTTTAAGCTCAAGAAACCTGTAATGAAGATCGACCGACATTAAGGATAACATATTAATTCAAAACTAAGAATTCTCATCACTTTTTTGGTGAAGCCTAGTAAAATTCAATCCTCAAACCATGATACTAAAGGAGCTTGAATATCATAGTTTAGGGAAACCAGTGAAAAGACAATGGATCCCTTATTTCACTATGAATTTTTCCAATGGACTAAGGTTCTTGTCGAGGATAAATATGGAAGAAGGTATGGTAACCATTCAAGTCCTAGTTTTGAGTCTTGTAAAAACCTTTATAATGGATTAGATTTGTTGGCCATACCCATGATTTTTCCTTTAGACTTAATATTGGTAGTTTTGATTTACATTTACATCAAGTTTAATATAATCTATTTATGGGATATAGATTGGTATTATTTATCATATTCATCCCCCAGTCTGATACTTCCACCAGAATTTGGTCCTTACACACCCTTTCAAGTTTCAACTATTATCTATACCACAATTATAATCAAGAAAACCATGCAGTTGTCAGACTCTTGCAGGAAAAATACTTCAACAGCAATGTTACCTAGGGTGGAGCCGCTGGATATCTTCTGGACTGCCTTGCATCTTTGACATCACTAAGCGAATATACcttcatgaaaaataattttgttctAAGACAATTAACTGTAAGAAGATTAACACAGATACCATTCAAAACATGTAATTACTTACAAAATCTCAGTGACACAAATTGTTGCATATTAAAACTAAATATCCATAGGAATCAAGAGTGCACATACCACAATTTTGTGACTAATCACCTATGTGTTTAAGACCAAGTAAGCATATCAAATAGCATGGAAATACTACTTTACCAGCTAAACTTCCTAAGCGTTCCTTCAACATTTAAGGGTACACGTTTAGAAACATTTTAGTTatcatttattattaatatttatgagCACAACAAGAGGCGTTGACCATGTTTTTCCATGAGCCAaaataaacaaaagaaaaacctaaataaagttcttcactttcttcatCTAAACCAGCAAGACACATGCCTTCATTTTTATGAGCATAAGCCAGTACCCTGTGGTTGTCAAACTTAAGAGCCAACTCAGGAAATTTTTGTTAGAGAAACCAATACGAACAACTCAGCAGGACAGCATAGAaactataattaaataaattctagcAGCAATGAGAAATTAATGTAAAAATTCTGCATATTATAGGAGCAGTTAAATACATGAGCAAGCAATAAACTATAAAAACTCATATTTATAGTTAAAGAGATCAACTGAAAGATTAAGTCAAAACAGAAAAACTAACCGAATCTCAGACTCTTTTCTTTCACGAGGCCTAACCTGAAAAGATAGTTTCAGGCCATCAAATTTCTCATATTGCTGAAACAATGTGGCTGTGGAATACATAGAATACTAAATTTTACCTCACTCCCATTCAGAACTTCAACCTTTGCCAAACGCGCAATCAAAACAAACCTTGGTATTCCACCCCTTCCAGGATCAGCTACTGGATTATCAGAGAGCCGTATATCCTTTAATACACAAAATGGGCAATTAAAGGGCCATCAACAACCACATATTGAATGTTATTCAACTAAATATGTTTTGGCTCATCAATAATCTCTTTCTCGAAGTGTCTTGCAAATGTGAAATACAAATTGTTTCAAACATTAAAGGCAAGCATGGTTATTTCAAACTTTGCTAGTCCTCTTGCTGAATGCAGCATCAGTAAGGCTACTATTATTCAAGGTATAaaatttcctagatttatttatatttacttCTCCTTCCTATTGAAAAATAAAGACCCAAAACATATAATCCTAACAAAACTACAGAATCAACATATACAACATAATAATAGCAGATAGTTTGATTCATATAATGACAAGCACTGGTTGAATTTGCATTCAATAATTGCAACATGTTGAATGCATCTCTCCCTGAAACTAAGTTTTTctaataacaaaaatatgagGGTTCATTTACAAATTCTTACCACTAGTTTTGGAAATAAGTTCAGTGTATCAATTGAAGCCAGATCTTCAAGATTGTTGTTTCCTACAGCATTGAATAGCTAAGATATGCATTACAATAACGAAGATAATAAACGGCAAAATACAAGTCAGTATCAAATAAACAGAAAATTTACCGAGAAGAAGGCAAcgcaaattttgaaatggctTGTCAGTTTGTTCATCTAACATATCATGATCTGGGTACGAGATGCAGCTCAAATTGTTCTTGTTCAAATGAAGCTGCTCCAAGCTACATGCAGGAACCACAACGTAAAAGATGTCAAGAAAAATCAGCAACAATACAAGAATTAGTGAGAAAACTACCATAGAAAATTTAAAGAGTTTATCCattctatttttttgtttatcaGTAgactttgaaatttatttttcaatagcaAATGACTAAAGAATAGAAACTTGTTATAATCAACTGTTATACTCTTTCTTTTTTATCAGTAGCCTTTGAACCAGACTCATAAACTTCCTATTGTTCAATGGCATAAGGAGTCAAGAACAGAAATTTGTTTCAACCTTCTCAGCAGCGAAAGTTTTATAATTTCTTTCCAATCAGCTATACTATTGTCTTCCAAATTCAGAAGCCGCAGAGAATCAAATCCCTGAACTGTAAAGGATGCAGGAGGCTGGAAGACAAAAGACAAATAGAGAAGAAAAGCTTTGCAGTCAAAATTCAGGATGCTTTAGAAAtttgagcaaaaaaaaaaaaaggaaccaAAGAAATATTCAGGAAGAACCAAGACAAAAAAAGAAACTTTTTTTCTGTTAAAATGAATTACTAGTTTTGAAATCACCAAGTAGCATGTTTTGGATTCCATGCAATGGTAAATGTTACTGATATCCTTGTGAGAGTACTTTTATACTTCTTTCATATTGTACACAAACACCAACATGCTAAAGGTTCTATTGACGAGAATAATTTCAGTTTAATAAATGTTGTATTTGGATCTTAAGGGTCTAGCTTTCACATTATCAGagttacttctttttttttctttcttaaaaaatatcccATTCATCTGAGGTTCTAATGTAAAGTTAATATATTCACAAAGCCATAACATTGAATGGCAAAAAAAGTTGTAATGTTTAGTTTCAAGATAACAATAACATGCGTTAATCTAGATAAACAAATGCCAAtgatactttttatttttattatttataatatgaaAGAATATTGATCAGGAAGAATGTAAGATGCATACATCTATTGTGCTTATGCTATTTCCCATTAGATGCAACTCTTCAATTGCTGGCAgtgaagtttttaaaatttcaacCTGCAACATTAAGTAACATTAATTAGTAAGAAGATAACATAAACAGGGAAAATtcgtaacaaaaaaaatatatgtagcaaataaatagaagaaaataagGGAAAAAAGCTTTGCAAGAAAAGACTGTAATTTTGCAG is a window from the Cannabis sativa cultivar Pink pepper isolate KNU-18-1 chromosome 1, ASM2916894v1, whole genome shotgun sequence genome containing:
- the LOC115706042 gene encoding tubulin-folding cofactor E, whose amino-acid sequence is MQENEFRLGQRVHSAGDPWRIGTVRYLGPVQGYSGSWVGVDWDSEDAKHDGSINGVRYFQAKSERSGSFFRTHNLSSGISLIEALRLRYQGETTEEEEDEMYVLSASNKRVSIQLLGKEKIQDKLSRFEELTGASLSFLGVSSPGFSGDTGSLLPNLKELDLTGNLLSDWKDVGTICKELPMLQALNLSYNLMAPDIVELPQLKNIRILVLNHTGVNWTKVEILKTSLPAIEELHLMGNSISTIDPPASFTVQGFDSLRLLNLEDNSIADWKEIIKLSLLRSLEQLHLNKNNLSCISYPDHDMLDEQTDKPFQNLRCLLLGNNNLEDLASIDTLNLFPKLVDIRLSDNPVADPGRGGIPRFVLIARLAKVEVLNGSEVRPRERKESEIRYIRLVMSKMQGSPEDIQRLHPRFLELKSFHGIEDEKPSSGGTGPQKMASGFLSIILKCVGASIGEKPLLTKKLPGTTTVGKLKILCESFFKLKSVKLKLYLQEEGSPFPILLDDEMASLIDVGVGNESTILVDEES